One genomic segment of Plasmodium vinckei vinckei genome assembly, chromosome: PVVCY_03 includes these proteins:
- a CDS encoding fam-b protein, with the protein MKESTIFNKLFLFAIIIYSLKYPKDELYNVNDISINPQRNTLNLENGRILSQADKPFDLNYFYGSVATLADKKEDDSKSDVISLFDEIPDSRINDLKNSKLWDLKDNKAWDLKDNKAWYLKDNKAWDLKDNKAWDLKDNKVWDLKEKFSKPNKLDNVIMKRVSNKVKKCDDKMDPQVVIKNLTNNDVLVILEEDMDGEDDEYITLNTYLDNFKLLLDDTFITDLDYDQIEKEYNKIFRNMTYNKSLRKHINKNMFKVLSRLVLWNGAITFLTAYMNILFAAFFTLSIVDFRIQYKQFKKLRKSCKSTIISSL; encoded by the exons atgaaagaatcaactatttttaataaattgtttttgtttgcaattattatttattctttAAAGTACCCAAAAGAT GAATTATACAATGTAAACGATATAAGCATAAATCCTCAAAGGAACACACTAAATTTGGAAAATGGGAGAATATTATCACAAGCAGACAAGCCATTCGacttaaattatttttatggatCAGTTGCAACTCTTGCagataaaaaagaagacGATTCTAAAAGTGATGTTATATCATTGTTTGATGAAATTCCTGATTCACGTATAAATGATTTGAAAAATAGTAAGTTATGGGatttaaaagataataagGCATGGGatttaaaagataataagGCATGGtatttaaaagataataagGCATGGGatttaaaagataataagGCATGGGatttaaaagataataagGTATGggatttaaaagaaaagttTTCGAAGCCAAATAAGTTGGATAATGTCATTATGAAAAGAGTATCAAACAAAGTGAAAAAGTGTGATGATAAAATGGACCCCCAAGtggtaataaaaaatttaactAATAATGATGTATTAGTCATATTAGAAGAAGATATGGATGGTGAAGATGACGAATATATTACTCTCAATACATATCTAGATAATTTTAAGTTATTGCTAGATGATACTTTTATAACGGATCTTGATTATGATcaaattgaaaaagaatataataagatATTTAGAAACAtgacatataataaatcattacgcaaacatattaataaaaacatgTTTAAAGTTTTATCAAGACTTGTATTATGGAATGGGGCAATAACATTTTTGACTGcttatatgaatattttgttcGCGGCGTTTTTTACTCTATCTATAGTAGATTTTAGGATTCAATATAAgcaattcaaaaaattgcGTAAG AGTTGTAAAAGTACCATAATCAGCAGTTTATGA
- a CDS encoding reticulocyte binding protein, putative, whose protein sequence is MMKKIIYITTTCIILFISSEIICGQLFGENKPKRGKKLNDFNPNHNLKKWGFNKSHSPDEEQDNNQHDAFNDENHREFDSINIESFENEDNSQNTQFTLYNKPKNKNYLASLKNFNHDNEEANKKVTIDKNLSIQNYNVPEFDPNFFNITDMIYGVDITKENISFIYVKLRTLEELRDILYKFYKDKDDKLKDDKLKDVISDHEQINKDLKEIFKNYQAPRDELITEMTNLHNPLYNFYNKPPVDNYQLYTSSQKKYVNDLISALRKVESQIEETISSMSNTYENLGINNTNELKDIIKKYVEDVVNYNIKIIGLINDRSFLGDDKTIPFTQFLIDTLNSENKLPSIKNKLNFLLNQFKDVQEKYTWHYQICQNILIFLNSYVINKLPYLSGEYFDNFKTITSKLSIIIYNDERLSSLEKLYKYLNEVLFHIFKTTGKLLIDNPDPQNDLKFKDDIYEFDTSTPKFKFASLKNKFVEIFKDEWESYINKTIEGDDSINNNMILISNNMNKFKKLIDSMESSQKNGFEEKNKVLDEISNKLDKNTYDERKEGFTSSLELAKKWETKKAEILMKLNKENDETVQLEEQITKLFKECSDIIAEKKYVNDLKLEINEIIKGIYEKKEYIKKAIDLDKEIKENVVYIEELAKQSPYKIEKYIEQKDTICNTIKSEFNQIYVGDINQLHNELSSIVIESTIDSIEDKTQLEALKSKINDEYKNIQSMGIDIDISHLNIVKDNKNTLLNTILETKKYIYEEINNDLNKMLDNFKNKETNLLNSINDYSNHNDKLSNYKTAISEIRNKYNEKINIDNIEEDEIREIYEKSKEYMTKISTDEDEILKNINEVKCVKNTFLDKVNAYIKFDNNYKENVDSEHNQFITLTNKIDTDVSNNELSKYEQRLDDNKVLIHQTNKYIEEEYQNINTLKKANQYIKVCENTTELIQSFRNKHSELSEILNKNIETTKDTTSINKSYTDNFLNTLTNKKNELDKIFIDASLDDYKQVNNELKQYFNNLKENLGKKPESKLYQQFNEKEKVCNDMIQKNADINKNISNIEKAIYTSIYNISEEIENEIEKNIELLNTQVLEKVKANTTNLNEIKEKLELYNFDDFGEEGNIKYIDEITKIKDDIQILDKNIDKNIETLTEIKKKSEGHIDEIKTQIDKSENVADKTVYNDDPKEIEKKIKNTIAKIDKNKNIYEEINKLLNKISEIESDKTALDKIKDINLSYGKSLSTLFLEKISEEEEKAKDMTKSIEMYIENIDNIKNKSNEIQIEMGINMETLNILHDEDEKYRNINKDNEKYFLDIHEKSLKLKNDISKISNINDIRKELQLNVADVQNHNNEINHYLRNISNTYNIFKSNSIQNIVDKVKEYTNQIEENNKNIKNELDKTQTLVNTLKSKLDLKACKSKLNSTIDDKDIDDCINKITDLKNFMLNEEDNLNTYYKNFEEYNKIALLNFKNIEMTDIQSQYIMATKSDLDTHNHDYNIDKLKEHKDKSKAYKDEIDNNIKTLEENKELFEEYKQETTVLLIKYSALALKNKFNKTKKDSEFIIKGIKDVYNNCISQAETYEQKMSAIKSEQVRIDDSSANNDKSNKAIIGIQASLEKFETKLLKINEIRKKSNDCLKETENIEEQISHLSINNQDNELKNNEIKLDNFKKLLSSLKDNQKHIEDQAKELNEINSQIENIESDINQYKKDYEIGIVEKIYEIFKVNKDQIESTKELINPTIHNLISSFNTNDLEGIDTNENLEKYNTKMNDIYEEFVKSYNIMTNCLETVSKKPITYEKIKNTRIIAQNELLKNIETKEKAKSYLDDVKINEFDIIVTYFNNKLNTLNDNFNNEYLKINEGFDNISKYIDNVKNSTDEDSLLNILNQTKQEYLNIIRKTYYSYKYEAENIFKNIVKLANSLNIQIQNRSEVNLFRNTNIAILSYLDSKTEDTLTFIPDSLNKLETYTKIRNSYNTLLDIFKKSQDLHKKEQQALNIMFENRRLYEKVHVTNELKDTLSDIIYKKENILNDVKLVLRKSNELNQLSLNYQNYDTILEPSKYYQIKTKIDNYEQEKDNLGINFNVTTVEEELDNIIKSIEKLENDYDSSEENINLLQYKKKLNDLTKAFNTEIKIIENKIIEKNDLIDNLIEMRRECLLFTNTTLIETLKNKSTNYSEFIASATKFSKEFLKYIDDTSNFLNDDIDALQTKYNLNQTSKHVISKFADATNDNNDLIEKEKEATQAINNLIKLFSIDLKNADANTLYNNNLQMIYFDSEAQKSIEHIRQLYKKVYTFKLSNIDNINEKYFDISKLFDNIIESQKNKLTENLNNLKEIEQYISDNKNSFLHIRKETTNPDFNTLKEIHDNIIARENQINEIENISNNENDNITLYMDTITKLMEKIKNILDYVTTHENDHNISNEHIQDNDENYVSKIKDNLKNTIQSFQQIQQKINETITQFYDNNTIDNIKTTISQNTNDVKTHFSKDLIIESELTHIQYNLADIKNVSYESQSDQIANYANTIQNYIEEQNKKIENNSNSDEIDNTIEQIKNYNKELETKLQHISNHRKHVSSITIDISNLLTLIKSEYNNNISYNDAIKHEEDSNNLISDLNKSESILNDLIRQNQKIIEKLGYKKQNIQNRNNLHTISRQQEITEKKHASNTDHNNTNDIKYENMEYSNPDQNDSSTARNIMSYIKYAGVVALGFVTGYVINKFRKKNETKETNLDKTENTYDTMKSKYYKRNDEVIEIDMNAD, encoded by the exons atgatgaaaaaaattatttatattacaaCCACTTGTATTATTCTGTTTATTTCATCtg AGATAATTTGTGGGCAACTATTTGGAGAAAATAAACCGAAACGCGGTAAAAAGTTAAACGATTTTAATCCAAatcataatttaaaaaaatggggTTTTAATAAGTCCCATTCACCAGATGAAGAGCAAGATAATAATCAACATGATGCCTTTAATGATGAAAACCATAGGGAATTCGATTCGATAAATATCGAATCCtttgaaaatgaagataatAGTCAAAATACGCAATTcacattatataataaacccaaaaataaaaattatcttGCTTcgttaaaaaattttaaccATGACAATGAAGaggcaaataaaaaagtaactatagataaaaatttgtCTATCCAAAACTATAATGTACCAGAATTTGAtcctaatttttttaatataacaGATATGATATATGGTGTAGATAtaacaaaagaaaatatatcatttatttacGTGAAACTACGAACTTTAGAAGAACTTCgagatatattatataaattttataaagataaagatgacaaattaaaagatgacaaattaaaagatgTAATAAGTGATCatgaacaaataaataaagatttaaaggaaatatttaaaaactaTCAAGCCCCAAGAGACGAATTAATAACTGAAATGACCAATTTACATAATCctctttataatttttataataaaccTCCAGTGGATAATTatcaattatatacatcatctcaaaaaaaatatgtaaacgACTTAATTTCAGCACTTAGAAAAGTAGAATCCCAAATCGAAGAAACTATTTCATCTATGTCAAATacatatgaaaatttaggtataaataatactaaCGAATTAAAAgacattattaaaaaatatgttgaaGATGTAGTAAATtacaatattaaaataataggTTTGATAAATGATCGTTCATTTCTCGGTGACGACAAAACAATTCCATTTacacaatttttaattgataCTTTAAATTCTGAAAACAAATTACCaagtattaaaaataaactaaattttttactaaatCAATTTAAGGATGTTcaagaaaaatatacctggcattatcaaatatgtcaaaatattcttatatttcttaatagttatgtaataaataaacttCCATATTTATCTGGtgaatattttgataattttaaaacaataacAAGCAAACTTtctattatcatttataatgATGAACGTTTAAGTTctttagaaaaattatataagtaCCTAAACGAAGTgttatttcatatttttaaaacgaCAGGAAAACTATTAATAGACAATCCTGATCCACAGAACGATCTAAAATTTAAAGATGATATTTATGAATTTGATACCTCCACCCCCAAATTTAAATTCGcatcattaaaaaataaatttgttgaaatatttaaagatGAGTGGGAATcttatattaacaaaaccATTGAAGGAGATGatagtataaataataatatgatattaatttcaaataatatgaacaaatttaaaaagttgaTAGATTCTATGGAAAGTTCTCAAAAAAACGGttttgaagaaaaaaacaaggTTCTTGATGAAATATCCAATAAATTAGATAAAAACACTTACGACGAAAGAAAAGAAGGATTTACGTCGTCTTTAGAATTGGCAAAAAAATGGGAAACAAAAAAAGCAGagatattaatgaaattaaataaagaaaatgatgaaactGTTCAATTGGAAGAAcaaattacaaaattatttaaagaatGCTCGGATATAATtgctgaaaaaaaatacgtGAATGACTTAAAATTAGAAATAAacgaaataataaaaggaatatatgagaaaaaagaatatattaaaaaggcAATTGATTTAGAcaaggaaataaaagagAATGTCGTATATATTGAAGAATTAGCTAAACAATCAccatataaaattgaaaaatatatagaacaAAAAGATACAATATGTAACACTATAAAATCAGAGTTTAACCAGATCTACGTAGGTGATATTAATCAACTTCACAATGAGTTATCTTCCATAGTTATAGAAAGCACCATTGATAGTATAGAAGACAAAACACAACTTGAAGCtttaaaatcaaaaataaatgatgaatataaaaatattcaaagcATGGGAATTGATATAGATATATcacatttaaatattgtaaAAGATAACAAAAATACACTCTTAAACACCATTTTGGaaactaaaaaatacatatatgaaGAGATTAACAACGatctaaataaaatgttagacaattttaaaaataaagaaacaaatttattaaatagtaTAAATGATTATTCTAACCACAACGACAAATTAAGTAATTATAAAACCGCTATTTCAGAAATCaggaataaatataatgagaaaattaatatagatAATATAGAGGAAGATGAAATAAGGgaaatttatgaaaaatccAAAGAGTATATGACGAAAATATCGACTGACGAAgatgaaatattaaaaaatatcaatgAAGTGAAATGTGTGAAAAACACATTCTTAGATAAAgtaaatgcatatattaaatttgacaataattataaagaaaatgtcGATTCAGAACACAATCAATTTATTAcattaacaaataaaatagacaCAGACGTTTCCAACAATGAATTGAGTAAATATGAACAGAGACttgatgataataaagTTTTAATTCATCAAACCAACAAATACATTGAAGAGGAATATCAAAATATCAATACCCTTAAGAAGGCAaatcaatatataaaagtatGTGAAAATACAACTGAATTAATACAAAGTTTTCGTAATAAGCACAGTGAATTAAgtgaaattttaaataaaaatattgaaacaACAAAAGATACTACTTCAATAAACAAATCATATAcagataattttttaaacacattaacaaataaaaaaaacgaattagataaaatattcatagATGCATCTCTAGATGATTACAAACAAGTTAACAACGAATTGaaacaatattttaataatttaaaagaaaatttagGAAAAAAACCAGAAAGTAAACTATATCAacaatttaatgaaaaagaaaaagttTGTAATGATatgatacaaaaaaatgcagatataaataaaaatatttcaaatatcGAAAAAGCAATTTATACTtccatttataatattagtgaagaaatagaaaatgaaattgaaaaaaatatagaattaCTAAATACCCAAGTACTTGAAAAGGTAAAAGCAAACACAAccaatttaaatgaaatcAAGGAAAAATTAGaactttataattttgatgaTTTTGGGGAAGaaggaaatataaaatatattgatgaaattacaaaaattaaagatgATATTCAGATCTTAGATAAAAACATCGATAAAAACATAGAGACATTAACggaaataaagaaaaagtcAGAGGGCCATATTGACGAAATAAAAACACAAATAGACAAGTCAGAAAATGTAGCAGATAAAACCGTATATAATGATGATCCAAAggaaattgaaaaaaaaataaaaaacacaaTAGCaaaaatagataaaaataaaaatatatatgaggaaataaataaattattaaataaaatatcagAAATTGAAAGCGATAAAACCGCAttagataaaataaaggatataaatttatcatatgGAAAAAGTTTAAGTACCCTAtttttggaaaaaattAGCGAAGAAGAGGAAAAGGCTAAAGATATGACAAAATCAATTGAAATGTATATCgaaaatattgataatataaaaaataaatcaaatgaAATACAAATAGAAATGGGTATAAACATGGAAACTCTTAATATACTACATGATGAAGACGAAAAATATCGCAATATTAATAaggataatgaaaaatattttttagataTTCATGAAAAATCTTTAaaactaaaaaatgatatctCGAAGatatcaaatataaatgatattagAAAGGAGTTACAGTTGAATGTTGCAGATGTCCAAAAccataataatgaaattaatcattatttaagaaatatttcaaatacatataacatttttaaatcaaatagtattcaaaatattgttGATAAAGTAAAAGAATATACTAATCAaattgaagaaaataataaaaatataaaaaatgaattagaCAAAACACAAACTCTAGTTAATACCCTCAAAAGCAAATTAGATTTAAAAGCATGTAAATCGAAATTGAACTCAACTATTGACGATAAAGATATTGATGAttgcataaataaaattacagacttaaaaaattttatgttaAACGAAGAAGATAATTTAAACacttattataaaaattttgaagagtataataaaattgcattattaaattttaaaaatatagaaatgaCAGATATTCAATCTCAATACATAATGGCAACTAAAAGCGATCTTGACACTCATAATCatgattataatattgataaatTAAAGGAGCATAAGGATAAATCTAAAGCATATAAAGATGaaattgataataatataaaaacattagaagaaaataagGAATTATTTGAGGAATATAAACAAGAAACCACTGtacttttaattaaatattcgGCATtagcattaaaaaataagtttaataaaacaaaaaaggaTTCTGAATTCATAATAAAGGGAATAAAAGATGTATACAATAATTGTATTTCTCAAGCGGAAACatatgaacaaaaaatgaGCGCAATAAAAAGCGAACAAGTTCGTATTGACGACAGCAGTgctaataatgataaatccAACAAAGCAATTATAGGTATTCAAGCATCCTTGGAAAAATTCGAaactaaattattaaaaataaatgaaataagaaaaaaatcaaatgaCTGTTTAAAAGAGACCGAAAACATAGAGGAACAAATATCACATTTATCCATAAATAATCAAgataatgaattaaaaaataacgaAATTAAATTAGACAACTTTAAGAAACTTTTATCATCTCTCAAAGACAACCAAAAACATATTGAAGACCAAGCAAAAGAATTAAACGAAATCAATTCacaaattgaaaatatagaaagCGATATAAACcagtataaaaaagattATGAAATTGGAAttgtagaaaaaatatatgaaatatttaaagtAAATAAAGATCAAATTGAATCAACAAAAGAGTTAATAAACCCAACAATACACAATCTAATATCTTCTTTTAACACTAATGATTTAGAAGGTATTGATACTAATGAAAActtggaaaaatataatacaaaaatgaatgatatatatgaagAATTTGTtaaatcatataatataatgacAAATTGTTTAGAAACTGTTTCAAAAAAACCCATaacatatgaaaaaattaaaaatacacGAATTATCGCACAAAATGAActcttaaaaaatatagaaaccAAAGAGAAAGCTAAGTCATACTTAGAtgatgtaaaaataaatgaatttgatataattgttacatattttaacaacaaattaaatactTTGAATGATAACTTTAATAACgagtatttaaaaattaacgAAGgctttgataatatttcaaaatatattgataatGTTAAAAACTCAACCGATGAAGATTCATTACTAAACATACTGAATCAAACAAAACAGGaatatttgaatattatcaggaaaacatattatagttataaatatgagGCAGAgaacatatttaaaaatattgttaaaTTAGCAaattctttaaatattcaaatacAAAACAGGTCAGAagtaaatttatttagaaACACTAATATAGCTATATTGTCTTACTTAGATTCCAAAACAGAAGATACGTTAACATTTATTCCAGATTCACTAAATAAATTAGAAacatatacaaaaatacgCAATTCTTACAATACTCTtcttgatatatttaaaaaaagtcaagatttacataaaaaagaacAACAAGCATTAAATATCATGTTCGAAAATAGACgtttatatgaaaaagtaCATGTGACCAATGAATTAAAAGACACATTAAgtgatataatatataaaaaagaaaatatattaaatgatgTTAAACTCGTTTTGCGTAAATCTAACGAATTAAACCAATTATCGCTtaattatcaaaattatgataCTATTTTAGAACCATCAAAATATTaccaaataaaaacaaaaatcgATAATTATGAGCAGGAAAAAGATAATCTTggaataaattttaatgtaACAACTGTGGAAGAAGAATTGGATAATATCATTAAATCTATCgaaaaattagaaaatgaTTATGATTCTTCAgaggaaaatattaatcttttacaatataaaaaaaaactaaatgATCTAACTAAAGCATTTAATACTGAAATTAAAAtcattgaaaataaaataatagaaaaaaatgatttaattGATAATTTAATAGAGATGAGAAGGGAATGTCTACTTTTTACGAATACAACATTAATAGAAAcccttaaaaataaatcaactAATTATTCGGAATTTATAGCATCTGCAactaaattttcaaaagaatttttaaaatacattGATGACACTTCcaactttttaaatgatgatATAGATGCATTACAaactaaatataatttaaatcaaaCAAGCAAACACGTAATAAGTAAATTTGCAGATGCAactaatgataataatgatttaaTAGAAAAGGAAAAGGAAGCTACTCAAGCAATCAACAATTTGATCAAGTTATTCTCAatagatttaaaaaatgctgATGCCAATACAttatacaataataatttacaaatgatttattttgattcTGAAGCTCAAAAATCAATCGAACACATAAGGCaactttataaaaaagtgtacacctttaaattatcaaatatagacaatattaatgaaaaatattttgacatatctaaattattcgataatattatagaatcccagaaaaataaattaacaGAAAATCTAAATAACTTAAAGGAAATTgaacaatatatttctgataataaaaatagtttcCTTCATATACGAAAAGAAACTACAAATCCGGATTTCAACACACTTAAAGAGATAcatgataatattattgCTCGTGAAAaccaaataaatgaaattgaaaatattagtaacaatgaaaatgataatataacattATATATGGATACAATTACCAAattaatggaaaaaataaaaaatatcttaGATTATGTTACAACTCATGAAAATGATCATAATATAAGCAACGAACATATTCAAGAcaatgatgaaaattacgtgtcaaaaattaaagataatttaaaaaatacaatccAGTCATTTCAACAAATTCAacagaaaataaatgaaactATAACACAGttttatgataataataccATAGATAATATCAAAACTACCATATCACAAAATACAAATGATGTAAAAACACATTTTTCTAAGGATTTAATTATAGAAAGCGAACTCACGCACATACAATATAATTTGGCAgacattaaaaatgtatctTACGAAAGTCAAAGCGATCAAATAGCTAATTATGCCAATactatacaaaattatatcgaagaacaaaataaaaaaattgaaaataattcaaacaGTGATGAAATAGATAATACAATAGAACAaatcaaaaattataataaagaattGGAAACAAAATTACAGCATATTTCAAATCATAGAAAACATGTTTCGTCAATAACTATAGATATTAGTAACCTTCTTACTTTAATTAAATCTgagtataataataatatctcATATAATGATGCTATAAAGCATGAAGAAGATAgcaataatttaatttctGATTTAAATAAGAGTGAAAGTATACTTAACGATTTAATACGtcaaaatcaaaaaattatagaaaaattagGATATAAAAAGCAGAATATTCAGAATCGTAATAATTTACATACTATTAGTAGACAACAAGAAATCAcggaaaaaaaacatgctAGTAATACAGACCATAATAATactaatgatataaaatatgaaaatatggaaTATTCAAACCCAGATCAAAATGACTCCTCCACAGCAAGAAACATAATGagttatattaaatatgctGGTGTCGTTGCGCTTGGCTTTGTAACAGGGTATGTGATTAATAaattcagaaaaaaaaatgaaacaaaagAAACGAATTTAGATAAAACTGAGAATACTTATGATACCATGAaaagtaaatattataaaaggAATGACGAAGTTATAGAAATAGATATGAATGCAGAttga
- a CDS encoding fam-b protein, whose protein sequence is MKVNILNFVLFSIIICSFEYAKKELYFINERKIYLERNIINFKNNRILADADKQFNLNNFYESTLSLANKFNDYNDDDEDIIYLRNIIDSHAKKYKESNTTPNLNNLDGKTKKLIHKIQKELNEAKKELDNERNGELSIHLIQDKRVIKKSENIFDIDNNKIHNEYNKITLSNCYKKLKKISKSKKSKKNIIIKVMLLIATLFVIVALGIMDQMLLLVIFVGFIFFIIGEDDRLYELQRKLKSNLYILD, encoded by the exons atgaaagtcaatattttaaattttgttttgttttcaattattatttgttcttTTGAATATGCCAAAAAA GAATTATACTTTATAAACGAAAGAAAGATATATCTTGAaaggaatataataaattttaaaaataataggaTATTAGCAGATGCAGACAAACAAttcaatttaaataatttttatgaatcaACCTTGAGTCTtgcaaataaatttaatgacTACAATGATGATGACGaagatataatatatcttcGAAATATTATAGATTCACATGCAAAGAAGTATAAAGAAAGTAATACAACAcccaatttaaataatttagatgggaaaacgaaaaaattaattcataaaattcaaaaagaattaaatgaaGCAAAAAAAGAGCTCGATAATGAAAGGAATGGTGAATTATCAATACATCTGATACAAGATAAAagagtaataaaaaaaagtgaaaatatttttgatattgacaataataaaattcacaatgaatataataaaattacatTAAGTAATTGTTataagaaattaaaaaaaatttcaaagtctaaaaaatcaaaaaaaaatataattataaaggTGATGTTGTTGATTGCAACACTTTTTGTGATAGTAGCATTAGGAATTATGGATCAGATGCTATTACTTGTAATTTTTGTGggtttcatattttttattatcggAGAGGATGATCGGCTTTATGAATTAcaaagaaaattaaaaagcaATCTTTATATACTTGATTAA